The genomic stretch CGATGAGGGAACAGCAATGAGCGTATATATTAATGCGGTGGAAACCTATTTGCCTGGCCCGATTATTAGTAATCAGGAGTTGGGAAATAAAATCGGATTTAAACCTGAGTTAATTAAAAAGCTTTTCGGGAATACCGGTCGGCATTTTGCCGTTAATATGAATACCGGTAAACCTATCGCGTCGTCAGCGGAATTAATTACCATCGTAATCAAGAAACTCCTTTCCAGTTCCGGCATAAGTAAAGAACGCATCGATTTTATTATCGTAGCGTCCGCTACGCCTGATACGCTGTTGCCAAGTAGTGTAAATCAGGCGTGTCATGCCATGGGGTTTCGGCAGATAGAAACCTACCAGATTGTTTCGGGGTGTTCCGGCGCGGTACAGGCGCTCAAGCTGGCTCGTGAGCTGGTGGCGGCGCCGGACAATGGCCTGGACAACGGCCTGGTCATCGGGGTTGAGACAGCTTATAAATTCCTGGATATCTTTGATGAACATGCCGGTAAGAAAGAAACGAAAGAACTGGTGAATTATACGCTGTTTGGCGACGGTGTCGGTGGATGCCTGCTCTCCAATCAGTCATCCGCATCCAGTATTGAGATTGAACATATTTCTTTTAAATATCTGGGTGTTGATGAAGTGGTTGGGCAATTGGCAAATTGGCGTGGCACCCGTAATGATATTGATTATGGCGCTTTGCTGAATGAAGAATATAAATTGATTGAGAAACTGGTGCCGGGTATTACCCAGGATACGATCAATGCATTAACGGATAAATTAGGCGGGCGTCCGGACTGGCTGCTGCCGCCGCAACTTTCCGGTTCGATGCTGGAGAAAATTTTGTCCGATATCGGTTATACGGCAGATGAAGTATTCAGCCTGGTGGATGAAATCGGTAATACCGCTAATGCTGCGTTATTTTTTCAGATAAAAGAATTCAGCGATATCTCTCTTGCCAATGAATGCGCCATCGGTATTTCTGTTGAGTCATCGCGTTGGCTGGCGGGTGGTCTGATTCTGCGAAACAGGAAAGGCCTTTTATAGCATCATGTAAAAAGACCTTTTATCTATACCCGTCATACTTCAAGTTGCAGGCGCGTTGGCTTTATTACTCGGCCCATCCTTGGGCCTCGCCCCTGCGGGGCTGAGGTAAACCGCGTTCAACGCTGCTTCCGGCAGCGTTGTCGCTTACCCCAGTCACTTGACTTCAGTAAGCTCCTGGGGATTCGCTGCGTCGCCGCCTTCCCGCAATTCGAATTATTTCGGGTATCTATCCGAAATAATTCGAGTTGCAGGGCAACCGACAAGCGCGTAAGGATAAAGAGAATAAGGACATTTATGAAACAGGACAATGCATTAAGTCGGATCGCCGCCTCGAAAAAAATTGCATCGGAAGGAAAGCGCATCGTTAACATAGCCACTTTCAGCAATTTTAATCATAAAGCATTGAATGATCTGATTACGTTCAACCTGAATGACCTGGGCTGTTATCCATCCTTTTATGACGGTATTTACAGCGACTATTTTCCCCACGTTTTGGGTAATGCCGCCGATATCAAGACGTTCGGGGCGCAATTTCATTTTTATGTCCTTGATTCTTCCTTTATCGAAAACGACATTGGTTCGCTGCTGCCGGTGGACGATATCCGCGACAATATCCGGGAGCACAAAAGTCGGCTGGCGTATCTGCTGAATTTTTCCGCTGTCGGCTGCGATGCCCGCATTGTGCTGAACACCGTCCATATCGCTGAATCGCAGCTCAAACAGATTATCGCGCAGGATCAGCGGGCGGCGTTGAAGCAACTGATCGGCGAGTTCAACGCGTATCTTTTGGCGCTGGGGCAGACGGAAGATCGCGTGACGGTGGTCGATCTGCAGGAGACCGGCGGGACAGTGGAGGATGCGGCCACCCGCCGAGCGGCGCAGTTACTCGGTCTGGGCGTGGGTCTGGATGCGCTGGACGTTATTGCGCGCGCCGGCGTCGCCGCTATCCGGCACGCGCTGGGGAAAACGCTGAAATGCGTGGTCAGCGATCTGGATAACACGCTGTGGAAGGGCATTTTGGCGGACGACGGCGCCGACGGCATTCTGATGGCGGATAAACATATCGGCACGGGGCACCTGCGCTATCAGGAGTATCTGCGCCATCTGTACGATCAGGGCGTCATTCTGGCCATTTGCAGCAAAAACAATCTGGAGAATGTGGAAGAGGCGTTTAAACGCCGCGCCGACGAGATGCGCATTTCGCTGGACAAATTTTCCGTGGTCAGCGCCAACTGGCAGGGGAAAAGCGGCAACATCCTGAACATCGCCAACGAGTTGAATATCTCCCCGGAACACATGCTTTTTATTGACGACTCGGCGTTCGAATGCGCGGAAGTCAAGGCCCGTATTCCAGCCATCACCGTGCTGGAATTTTCCGGCGACGTGGCGGAGAACGTCGCCGCATTGATCGCCGCCGACTATTTCCTGCGTCCGACCATCAGCAGCGATGACCGCATGCGCAATCTGAGCTATGCGCAGAATAAACTCCGCACGGAGCTGCAAAAAGAATTTGCGGATGACCACGCCTTTCTGTCCAGCCTGGGCATGACGCTGACTATCCTGCCGGTGGAAACGTCCACGCTGGATCGCGTATCGCAACTGACGCTGCGCACCAACCAGTTCAATATGACGACGCAACGGATGACCACGCAGGACGTGGCCGGCTACCTCGCACGGGAAGGGCATCTGGCGGTTACGCTGGCATGCCGCGACCGAATCGGCGACTACGGCACCATCGGCGCGATATTTCTGCGTTTCGACGGCGATGGCTGCCACATCGATAACTTCATCATGAGCTGCCGTATCTTCGGGCGTCAGATCGAGTTCGCGGCGATGCGCTGGCTGTTCGGCTTGTGCCGGGCGCGAGGTGTCGACCGGATTACCGCCGCGTACGGTCCGACCGAAAAAAATAAAAAATTCCAGCGTTTTTATCCGGATTGCGGGTTCGGCGAAACCGCAAGCAATGTGTTCACCGTTATCGACCCGGCGCCCGCGTTGCTGACCGAGAACAGTAATACCGTCACTGTCAAAGAAGGGGAATGACCATGAAACTGGACGATTTTATCGGCTTTATCAACACCAAAACCGGCATGGCGCTGGCGACCGAGCAGGCGCAGGAAGATTTGACCAACCTTCCGGAGTGGGACTCGTTGACCTTCGTCTATCTGTTGATGGAAATCGAAAAACAGCAGAGCGTCAAAATCGATGTCGAGAAGGTATTGCAGTGCACCACGCTGAATGACATTTACAGGGTTGTGAGCCATGAAGTTACTGAAAGTTTCTAGGGAAAGGCGCCAGACGCTCTCTTTTCTGGCGATATCCAGGGGCATTCCGGCCATTACCGTCATGCGCGAGATAGATGTCTCGCGCATTGTGGCGGGCGGGCTGCAGCGCAGCATGACGGCGATTACCATCAAGGCGATCAGCGAGGCGCTGCGTCAGTTTCCGCAACTGAACGCGATGGTCCGATTCGGCAGCGACAGCACGCTGATTTGCCCGGACAACATCAGTACCCGGGTGACGCTGGAAAAGGTGCTGAACGGCGTGTCCGGGGTGTATTCGCGGGTGATCAGCAATACGGATCGGCTGTCTGTTGCCGATATCGAACGGGCGCTGCAGCAGTTCAAGCAGGAGGACGCGGCTACCAGCGAGCATTACGAGAAAATTCGCCTTATTCAGCGATTGCCGCCGTTACTGGCCGGCCTGTTGCTGCGGCTGGCGATGCTGTCGCCGACGCGGCAGGCGGAAACCTGGGGCAGCTTCACCGTGACATCGCTGGGGAAAAACAGCCCCGACGCCTGTATCCCCATATCCGGTTCCACGTTCACGTTTACGCTGGGGTTGATTAACGAAAAGTTGTCGCGAAACTCGCATGACGTGGCGGTGTCGCACGTGGCGAATCTGTCGATGATTTTCGACCATCGCGTGCTGGACGGCCGGCTGGCGTCAGAGTTTCTGGCGCAGATAAAAAGCAACATGGAAGGTTTTGCACTGGAGTCATCATCATGATGCTTGATGAACTCAAGAATTTTGTGCTGCTGCACAGCAATGTGCTGAATGTCGGCGCGGAAACCCGCGCCATCCTGCCGGATATTCATCATCTGGGCGACGATTTGCCGCATAGCTGGAGCCAGGTGTTTTACCGTCAGGCGCAAAATTATGAAAATCAAGGTGAATTGCTCAAGGCGTGTTCGCTTTACAACCTGGCGCGTTTTCCCTATCCGGAAACACCGCTCCAGCATGAGAGCAACCGGCATTGTCAACGGTTGTTCCGCCGGCAGTATATCGAGAGCGGCACGGTGACGAGGGTCAGTCTGTCGCAGGGGCGGCAGGTGTGCTACGTCAGAAAAAAGAACACCGGCAACGTCGTCATTATTAATGGGGGCATTATCTCGCTGAAAGAGCAGTGGGTGCATCTGGTGGGTCTGTTCGAACGTTTCGACGTTACCGTGGTGTTGACGGAAATGCCGGGGGTGGGGGAAAACCAGTTGCCCTACAACGAACAATCCTTCCGCATGTACAGCGACGTGCTGGATTACCTCGCCCAGGATCGATCCGACATCCGGTGCCATATTTTCGGCCTGAGTTTCAGCGGGTTTATCGCGTACAAGAACAGCCTGACCGACAGCCGCATCGTGGGCATCACTATGGCGGGCACGCCGCTGGATTCGCTGTACCACGATCGGGATGTCTATCGGCGGCTACCTTACGTTACACGGTTGGTCATCGGGCATAACGTGGGGAAAACGCATCCGGAACTGGATGACGACGACAAGGTATTTCGTTACCTCGATACCACGTTTGTGATGCGCCAGGAGGATATCAACCATGGCGTCAGACTGTATTACGTTCAGAGCCTGCGCGACGAAGTGATCCCGAACGTCGAAGCGGACACGATCCGCCGGTTGTCCCGGCAGCACCATATTCTGTCGCTGGATGACGTGCATGGGTCGCCCGGGTACGGCAAAACCGTGCGGGTTTATTTGCTGTGGTCGTTGCTGGATTCGCTGCGCCTGTCGCGGGTTCTGGCCGGCGTCGCCAGGCTGGGGTTTCGCATCCTGCGGCGTCTGAAGCGATAGGCGGTGTCTCGTCAGGATTCGTGTGCCGACGCGGATCCTAAACGCGGCAATCGACGCACAGAGCACCGCGTAGAAGCGGGTCGGTACACGGAGCCGGCAATGCCGGGCGCGGCGCGTTGGGGCGGTAATACCGGCCCCATTTTTTATGTGCCGCGCCGTCTCGTCGGTCAGCGTTTCTGGAAATAGGTCAGCGCCAGCGCCAGCGCCAGCACCAGACCTTTGATGATATCCATGGCGTAGTAAGGCACGGACAGCATCACCAGCCCGTTTTGCAGCACGCCGAGGATCACCGCGCCGACCAGCGTTCCCAACGCATTGGGTTTGCCGGAACCGGCCAGCGAAAAACCGATATAGGCGGCGGCCACCGCGTCCATCAGGTACCCGCCGCCGGCGTTGACCTGCGAAGAGCCGATGCGGGACGCCAGCAGGATGCCGCCCAGCGCGGCCAGCAGCGACGAAAGCAGATAGGCCAGCACGCGGTAACGGGCAGTGCGAATACCGGCCAGCCGCGCGGCTTCCGGATTACCGCCAATCGCGTACATGCGGCGGCCGTGCTTGGTCAGCGACATATACAGTTGCACCAGCACCGTCACCACCAGCATGATCACCACAATCACCGGCACCTGTCCCAGCGTGGCGAACACCTCGGGGATTACGCCTTCCGCCATCTCGCCGCTCGGCAGCAGCATATTTTGGGTGATGGAGCCGCCGTAGCTGTAGGTCATGGCGACGCCCTGAATCACGAACAGGCTGGCCAGCGTCGCCAGCATGTCGGGAATCCGCAATATCACAATCAAAAACGCGTTGAACAGCCCCACCAGCAGACACAGCGTCAGCGTCAATACAATCGCGCCGGTGGTGCCAAAACCGTGCCAGACGAACAGCGAGACAACCAGCGCGTTCGCCAGCGAGGCGGTCGACCCGACCGACAGGTCGAAACCGCCGACCGACAGCGAGATGGAAACGGCTATCGCGATCACCGTGACGATGGCGATGGAACGCAGGATATTGATGATGTTGTTCGGATCCAGAAAATTGTCCGACGCCAGCCCGAACAGGGCGATCAGCGCGACGACGGTAATCAGCATCCCCCATTTGTAGAACAGGTCAAACAGGCGGTGGTGAAAGGGGAGCGCTTCGTTGGGCGCGCCGTTGGATGCAAGTGGCTGACTCACGCGGGAGTTCCTCCGGTTGAATAAAGTAACAACGTCTCTTCGTCGGCGTCGGCGCCGTCCAGTTCGGCGACGATACGCCCGTCCCACAGCACGCAGATTCGGTCGCACAGGCCCACCAGTTCGGAGAACTCGCCGGAGGCGTAAATCACGCCTTTGCCCTGCTGCGCCAGCGAATCGATCAGGGTAAATAAATCCTGTTTGGCTTTGATGTCCACGCCTTTGGTGGGTTCATCCAGAATCAACACCTGCACGTCGCTGCGCAGCCATTTGC from Dickeya fangzhongdai encodes the following:
- a CDS encoding 3-oxoacyl-ACP synthase, coding for MSVYINAVETYLPGPIISNQELGNKIGFKPELIKKLFGNTGRHFAVNMNTGKPIASSAELITIVIKKLLSSSGISKERIDFIIVASATPDTLLPSSVNQACHAMGFRQIETYQIVSGCSGAVQALKLARELVAAPDNGLDNGLVIGVETAYKFLDIFDEHAGKKETKELVNYTLFGDGVGGCLLSNQSSASSIEIEHISFKYLGVDEVVGQLANWRGTRNDIDYGALLNEEYKLIEKLVPGITQDTINALTDKLGGRPDWLLPPQLSGSMLEKILSDIGYTADEVFSLVDEIGNTANAALFFQIKEFSDISLANECAIGISVESSRWLAGGLILRNRKGLL
- a CDS encoding HAD-IIIC family phosphatase: MKQDNALSRIAASKKIASEGKRIVNIATFSNFNHKALNDLITFNLNDLGCYPSFYDGIYSDYFPHVLGNAADIKTFGAQFHFYVLDSSFIENDIGSLLPVDDIRDNIREHKSRLAYLLNFSAVGCDARIVLNTVHIAESQLKQIIAQDQRAALKQLIGEFNAYLLALGQTEDRVTVVDLQETGGTVEDAATRRAAQLLGLGVGLDALDVIARAGVAAIRHALGKTLKCVVSDLDNTLWKGILADDGADGILMADKHIGTGHLRYQEYLRHLYDQGVILAICSKNNLENVEEAFKRRADEMRISLDKFSVVSANWQGKSGNILNIANELNISPEHMLFIDDSAFECAEVKARIPAITVLEFSGDVAENVAALIAADYFLRPTISSDDRMRNLSYAQNKLRTELQKEFADDHAFLSSLGMTLTILPVETSTLDRVSQLTLRTNQFNMTTQRMTTQDVAGYLAREGHLAVTLACRDRIGDYGTIGAIFLRFDGDGCHIDNFIMSCRIFGRQIEFAAMRWLFGLCRARGVDRITAAYGPTEKNKKFQRFYPDCGFGETASNVFTVIDPAPALLTENSNTVTVKEGE
- a CDS encoding phosphopantetheine-binding protein: MKLDDFIGFINTKTGMALATEQAQEDLTNLPEWDSLTFVYLLMEIEKQQSVKIDVEKVLQCTTLNDIYRVVSHEVTESF
- a CDS encoding 2-oxo acid dehydrogenase subunit E2 codes for the protein MKLLKVSRERRQTLSFLAISRGIPAITVMREIDVSRIVAGGLQRSMTAITIKAISEALRQFPQLNAMVRFGSDSTLICPDNISTRVTLEKVLNGVSGVYSRVISNTDRLSVADIERALQQFKQEDAATSEHYEKIRLIQRLPPLLAGLLLRLAMLSPTRQAETWGSFTVTSLGKNSPDACIPISGSTFTFTLGLINEKLSRNSHDVAVSHVANLSMIFDHRVLDGRLASEFLAQIKSNMEGFALESSS
- a CDS encoding alpha/beta hydrolase, with the translated sequence MMLDELKNFVLLHSNVLNVGAETRAILPDIHHLGDDLPHSWSQVFYRQAQNYENQGELLKACSLYNLARFPYPETPLQHESNRHCQRLFRRQYIESGTVTRVSLSQGRQVCYVRKKNTGNVVIINGGIISLKEQWVHLVGLFERFDVTVVLTEMPGVGENQLPYNEQSFRMYSDVLDYLAQDRSDIRCHIFGLSFSGFIAYKNSLTDSRIVGITMAGTPLDSLYHDRDVYRRLPYVTRLVIGHNVGKTHPELDDDDKVFRYLDTTFVMRQEDINHGVRLYYVQSLRDEVIPNVEADTIRRLSRQHHILSLDDVHGSPGYGKTVRVYLLWSLLDSLRLSRVLAGVARLGFRILRRLKR
- a CDS encoding ABC transporter permease encodes the protein MLITVVALIALFGLASDNFLDPNNIINILRSIAIVTVIAIAVSISLSVGGFDLSVGSTASLANALVVSLFVWHGFGTTGAIVLTLTLCLLVGLFNAFLIVILRIPDMLATLASLFVIQGVAMTYSYGGSITQNMLLPSGEMAEGVIPEVFATLGQVPVIVVIMLVVTVLVQLYMSLTKHGRRMYAIGGNPEAARLAGIRTARYRVLAYLLSSLLAALGGILLASRIGSSQVNAGGGYLMDAVAAAYIGFSLAGSGKPNALGTLVGAVILGVLQNGLVMLSVPYYAMDIIKGLVLALALALTYFQKR